The following proteins are encoded in a genomic region of Nicotiana sylvestris chromosome 4, ASM39365v2, whole genome shotgun sequence:
- the LOC104248548 gene encoding G-type lectin S-receptor-like serine/threonine-protein kinase At1g34300, whose protein sequence is MKAVFFIFTIIIITIEAADILPGATLLASDPNSKWSSPNNTFTLSFLQLDPTNQNAYFASISYNNIPVWIAGGTTVNGGAVDSTAALRFLSNGDLQLTNGPSGTVVWSSRTANLGVSSASLDENGNFVLKNGTFLNIWSTFDNPTDTIVPAQNFTKDHVLTSGLYSFKLRNNGNLSLLWNDSIAYYNSGLNSSANVNLTSPSLRMQPIGILSLFDPSLSSPLNVVYSSDYADEGNILRFLRLDSDGNLRIYSSAQGSGTQNVRWAALTDQCQVFGYCGNFGVCSYNETGPACGCPSMNFEFNDPNDSRKGCKRKVDLSNCPSNSTMLQLDNAKFLTYPPELSEQIFSAGISACRFNCLVNGACVASTSLADGTGMCYFKQPNFVSGYQAPTLPSTSFVKICGPALPNPSAVSETVQKKNGGRVPGWVVALVVVASLLGLILLEGGLWWWCFRNSSKFASLSSQYALLEYASGAPVQFTYKELQRTTKGFREKLGAGGFGAVYRAVLANKTVAAVKQLEGIEQGEKQFRMEVATISSTHHLNLVRLIGFCSEGRHRLLVYEFMKNGSLDKFLFAEDHSSGKLLNWEHRYNIALGTARGITYLHEECRDCIVHCDIKPENILLDENYAAKVSDFGLAKLVNPKDHRHRTLTSHVRGTRGYLAPEWLANLPITSKSDVYSYGMVLLEIVSGKRNFEVSEETSRKKYSSWAFEEFERGNTEAILDKKLSKQEMDMEQVMRAIQVSFWCIQEQPSQRPTMGKVVQMLEGVTEIDRPPAPRATEGSFAGTSLNASSTSAFSTFAASAPAPSSSSSFQTAGFQSSASAKNVDKPSSSLLYKN, encoded by the coding sequence ATGAAAGCAGTATTCTTCATTTTCACTATTATTATTATCACCATAGAAGCTGCAGATATTCTTCCTGGGGCAACCCTTTTAGCTTCAGACCCAAACTCGAAATGGTCCTCTCCAAACAACACCTTCACTCTTTCATTCTTACAACTGGACCCCACAAACCAAAACGCCTATTTTGCTTCCATTTCTTACAACAACATACCCGTTTGGATAGCCGGTGGCACCACCGTCAACGGCGGCGCAGTTGATTCCACTGCCGCACTCCGGTTCTTGTCCAACGGTGACCTTCAGCTCACAAATGGACCTTCAGGTACTGTTGTGTGGAGCTCAAGAACTGCAAATCTTGGTGTTTCCTCAGCTTCTTTGGACGAAAATGGTAATTTTGTgcttaaaaatggtaccttttTAAACATTTGGTCTACTTTTGATAACCCAACTGATACTATTGTACCTGCTCAGAATTTCACTAAAGATCATGTTTTGACATCTGGGTTGTATTCTTTTAAGCTTAGGAATAATGGAAACTTGTCGCTTTTGTGGAATGACTCTATAGCATATTATAATTCTGGGTTGAATTCTTCTGCTAATGTGAACTTGACATCTCCTAGTCTGAGAATGCAGCCTATTGGGATTCTTTCACTTTTTGATCCTAGCCTTTCAAGTCCTTTAAATGTTGTTTATAGTAGTGATTATGCTGATGAAGGGAATATTTTGAGGTTCTTGAGGTTGGATTCTGATGGGAATCTTAGGATTTATAGTTCAGCACAAGGGAGCGGGACTCAAAATGTGAGATGGGCTGCTTTGACTGATCAGTGTCAGGTCTTTGGCTATTGTGGGAATTTTGGGGTTTGTAGTTATAATGAGACTGGTCCTGCTTGTGGATGTCCTTCAATGAATTTTGAGTTTaatgatccaaatgatagtcgAAAAGGGTGTAAGAGGAAAGTTGATCTTAGTAATTGTCCTTCCAATTCGACTATGTTGCAGTTGGATAATGCTAAGTTCTTGACTTATCCTCCGGAATTATCTGAGCAGATTTTTTCTGCTGGTATTTCTGCGTGTAGGTTTAACTGTCTTGTTAATGGTGCTTGTGTAGCTTCTACATCTTTAGCAGATGGTACGGGGATGTGCTATTTTAAACAGCCCAACTTCGTTAGTGGTTATCAGGCGCCAACCCTCCCGAGCACTTCATTTGTTAAGATATGTGGGCCTGCATTGCCTAATCCTTCTGCGGTTTCAGAGACTGTTCAGAAGAAAAATGGAGGGAGGGTTCCTGGCTGGGTTGTTGCGCTTGTGGTTGTGGCTAGTCTCCTGGGTTTGATCTTGTTGGAGGGTGGTTTGTGGTGGTGGTGCTTTAGGAACAGTTCTAAGTTTGCATCACTGTCGTCTCAATATGCACTTCTTGAATATGCCTCTGGTGCCCCTGTGCAGTTCACGTATAAGGAGCTTCAGCGGACAACAAAGGGTTTTAGGGAGAAGCTTGGTGCAGGAGGATTTGGGGCTGTTTATCGGGCAGTTCTGGCTAATAAGACTGTTGCTGCAGTGAAGCAACTGGAAGGAATAGAGCAAGGCGAGAAGCAATTCAGAATGGAGGTTGCAACTATAAGTAGCACACACCATTTGAATTTGGTGAGATTAATTGGGTTTTGTTCTGAAGGACGCCACAGGCTACTGGTCTATGAGTTCATGAAAAATGGTTCTCTTGATAAGTTCCTCTTTGCGGAAGATCATTCGTCAGGAAAGCTTTTGAACTGGGAGCATCGATATAATATTGCTTTGGGGACAGCAAGAGGTATCACATACCTTCATGAGGAATGTCGAGATTGTATTGTTCACTGTGACATAAAGCCTGAGAACATATTGTTGGATGAGAACTACGCTGCCAAAGTATCAGATTTTGGCCTAGCCAAGCTCGTTAACCCAAAGGACCACAGGCATAGAACCTTGACAAGTCATGTGAGGGGTACTAGAGGATACTTGGCTCCAGAGTGGCTGGCCAATCTTCCTATAACATCCAAATCCGATGTGTACAGTTATGGTATGGTGTTACTGGAAATAGTGAGTGGAAAAAGGAATTTCGAAGTCTCAGAAGAGACTAGCCGGAAAAAGTACTCTTCGTGGGCATTTGAAGAATTTGAAAGGGGTAATACGGAGGCCATTTTGGACAAAAAGCTCTCCAAACAAGAGATGGATATGGAACAAGTTATGAGAGCAATTCAGGTGAGCTTTTGGTGCATCCAAGAGCAACCATCTCAAAGGCCAACAATGGGCAAGGTGGTTCAGATGTTAGAAGGCGTTACTGAGATTGATCGGCCACCTGCACCTAGGGCTACTGAAGGGTCCTTTGCTGGAACTAGCTTAAACGCCAGTAGCACAAGCGCTTTTTCCACCTTTGCAGCCTCAGCCCCAGCTccctcttcatcatcatcattccAAACTGCAGGTTTCCAGTCTTCGGCTTCTGCAAAGAATGTTGATAAGCCATCATCATCACTTTTATACAAGAACTGA